Proteins co-encoded in one Christiangramia fulva genomic window:
- the pxpB gene encoding 5-oxoprolinase subunit PxpB, producing the protein MPVYPQIVPMGEQAILINFKPEISSEQLEKVLFYKRLIKNSEFKVKVEVLNTYNSLLINYDSTIEDAYSEFSRLKSLLKTAKIEKKGNSRLFYVPVCYDEEFGFDLQLISEQKNISISEIIELHTRPVYLIYFLGFLPGFLYLGGLDEKLHFPRKNSPRKQVEKGSVGIGGNQTGIYPENSPGGWQILGRTPVKLFNPKLQNPSPFSAGDHLKFYAVSRDEYLALEEEINAGQFQFKSENYES; encoded by the coding sequence ATGCCTGTTTATCCTCAAATAGTACCGATGGGGGAGCAGGCTATTTTGATCAATTTTAAACCTGAGATCAGCTCTGAACAGCTTGAAAAAGTATTGTTTTATAAAAGACTGATCAAAAATTCAGAATTTAAAGTAAAAGTTGAGGTGCTAAATACATACAACTCATTATTAATTAATTACGACTCTACTATAGAGGATGCTTATAGTGAGTTTTCGCGTCTAAAATCACTTCTGAAGACTGCTAAAATAGAAAAAAAAGGGAACTCGAGATTATTTTATGTTCCGGTATGTTATGATGAAGAATTTGGTTTCGATCTTCAGTTGATTTCTGAGCAAAAAAATATCAGTATCAGCGAAATTATTGAGCTCCATACCCGGCCTGTTTACCTTATTTATTTTTTAGGTTTTTTACCCGGATTTTTATACCTCGGAGGGCTTGATGAAAAACTTCATTTTCCGCGGAAAAATTCTCCTCGAAAACAGGTAGAAAAAGGTTCGGTTGGAATAGGTGGAAATCAAACCGGAATTTATCCCGAAAATAGTCCCGGCGGCTGGCAAATTTTAGGCAGAACACCGGTAAAATTATTCAACCCAAAACTTCAAAATCCGTCTCCTTTTTCAGCCGGAGATCATTTAAAATTTTACGCGGTTTCCAGGGATGAATATCTTGCTTTGGAAGAAGAGATCAATGCAGGACAATTTCAGTTTAAAAGTGAAAATTATGAAAGCTGA
- the ilvD gene encoding dihydroxy-acid dehydratase produces the protein MEKTQKNNKYSSTITQSDSQPGSQAMLYAIGLTREDFNKPFIGIASTGYEGNPCNMHLNDLAKEVKKGTENADLVGLIFNTIGVSDGISMGTPGMRFSLPSRDLIADSMETVVSAMAYDGLVTVVGCDKNMPGALMAMLRLNRPSILVYGGTIASGCYKGKKLDVVSAFEAWGAKVSGEMNEEDYQGVVENACPGAGACGGMYTANTMASAIEALGMSLPFNSSNPAVGSHKAEESVRAGEAMKLLVEKDIKPRDIVTEKSLENAIRLLTVLGGSTNAVLHFLAIAKAAKVDFGLDDFERICDSTPFLADLKPSGKYAMEDIHRIGGIPAVLKYMLKNDMLHGDCLTVTGKTLAENLANVPDMEEGQDVIHSMDNPIKKTGHIRILYGNIAEKGSVAKITGKEGLEFTGKARVFNGEYEANDGISSGKVKKGDVVVIRYEGPKGGPGMPEMLKPTSAIMGAGLGKEVALITDGRFSGGTHGFVVGHITPEAQEGGLLALLEDGDEITINAETNTINVALSDKEIEKRKKSWQPPALKPEGGVLYKYARTVSSASEGCVTDEF, from the coding sequence ATGGAAAAAACACAGAAAAACAACAAATACAGCAGCACGATCACTCAAAGTGATTCGCAACCGGGTTCACAGGCTATGTTATACGCAATTGGTCTAACCCGCGAAGATTTTAATAAACCATTTATCGGTATCGCCAGTACGGGCTACGAAGGGAATCCCTGTAATATGCATCTGAACGATCTGGCGAAAGAGGTGAAAAAGGGGACTGAAAATGCAGATCTCGTTGGTCTTATTTTTAATACTATTGGAGTAAGTGACGGGATTTCTATGGGGACACCCGGGATGCGTTTTTCTTTACCTTCCCGTGACCTTATCGCCGATTCTATGGAAACAGTGGTGAGCGCTATGGCTTATGACGGCTTGGTGACTGTGGTAGGCTGTGATAAAAATATGCCGGGAGCCCTTATGGCAATGCTTCGGCTTAACAGACCTTCAATTTTAGTATACGGCGGAACGATCGCTTCCGGATGCTATAAAGGAAAGAAACTTGATGTGGTCTCGGCCTTTGAAGCATGGGGAGCCAAGGTTTCTGGTGAAATGAACGAGGAAGATTACCAGGGAGTGGTTGAAAATGCCTGTCCCGGTGCCGGCGCCTGTGGCGGGATGTATACCGCAAATACCATGGCATCGGCCATTGAGGCTTTAGGAATGAGCCTTCCTTTTAATTCTTCTAACCCTGCGGTTGGTTCTCATAAAGCTGAAGAAAGCGTCCGCGCTGGAGAAGCCATGAAATTGCTGGTTGAAAAAGATATAAAACCAAGAGATATCGTTACTGAGAAATCTCTTGAAAATGCTATCCGGCTTTTAACCGTTCTTGGTGGTTCCACCAACGCGGTACTTCATTTTCTTGCGATCGCCAAGGCGGCAAAAGTAGATTTTGGGCTGGATGATTTTGAGAGGATTTGTGACAGCACTCCATTTTTGGCAGATCTAAAACCCAGCGGGAAATATGCCATGGAAGATATACATCGAATTGGCGGAATTCCCGCAGTTTTAAAGTATATGCTGAAAAATGATATGCTGCACGGTGACTGTTTGACCGTTACCGGAAAAACTCTCGCTGAAAATTTAGCCAATGTTCCCGATATGGAGGAAGGTCAGGATGTGATCCATTCGATGGATAATCCTATTAAGAAAACCGGCCACATCCGTATTCTATATGGAAATATTGCTGAAAAAGGTTCTGTTGCCAAAATTACCGGGAAAGAAGGACTCGAATTCACTGGAAAAGCACGAGTTTTCAATGGAGAATATGAAGCCAATGATGGAATCTCTTCCGGAAAAGTGAAAAAAGGCGATGTGGTGGTAATCCGTTATGAAGGGCCTAAAGGTGGTCCCGGAATGCCTGAAATGTTGAAACCGACTTCAGCAATTATGGGCGCCGGCCTGGGTAAAGAAGTGGCCTTGATAACCGATGGTCGTTTTTCCGGTGGAACCCACGGTTTCGTTGTGGGACACATTACTCCTGAAGCACAGGAAGGAGGGCTGCTCGCTTTACTCGAAGATGGAGATGAAATAACTATAAATGCCGAAACAAATACAATTAATGTAGCGCTTTCGGATAAAGAAATAGAAAAAAGAAAAAAATCCTGGCAGCCGCCTGCTCTAAAACCAGAAGGCGGGGTATTATACAAATATGCCAGGACCGTGTCATCAGCCTCTGAAGGCTGCGTGACCGATGAATTTTAA
- a CDS encoding sensor histidine kinase, with translation MLKKEEILLLVYFILVIFFLAGFTVIFFITYQRRKNKILQEKFEAEQKFKEELSNARVEIQEETLKNVSWELHDNIGQLLSVASMQMKILDRKIEEENQTEFKEVQTLVKDSLEEVRALSRSLNNEVIDDKGLEASVQNEIDRFNRLEVLEASLVIEGEKSFVKPEYKIILFRILQEFFSNVIKHSGATTLKVKFRYSPEYLEITAVDNGKGYELEKAKKGAGLLNMESRAKMINADFSLESSVNKGTSLYLCCPTNTKLYEPVDHHR, from the coding sequence ATGCTTAAAAAGGAAGAAATACTGTTGCTTGTCTATTTTATCCTGGTGATTTTTTTCCTCGCCGGATTTACAGTTATTTTCTTTATTACCTATCAGCGCAGAAAGAATAAAATTCTTCAGGAAAAATTTGAAGCTGAACAAAAATTTAAAGAAGAACTTTCTAATGCCCGTGTTGAAATCCAGGAAGAAACGCTTAAAAACGTAAGCTGGGAATTACACGATAATATCGGGCAGTTGCTTTCTGTAGCCAGTATGCAGATGAAAATACTGGATCGAAAGATTGAAGAAGAAAATCAAACTGAGTTTAAAGAAGTTCAAACACTTGTTAAGGATTCATTAGAAGAGGTAAGGGCCCTTTCCCGGTCTTTAAATAATGAAGTTATCGACGATAAAGGCTTAGAGGCTTCTGTACAAAATGAAATCGATCGTTTTAACCGCCTGGAGGTTTTGGAAGCTTCCTTGGTAATTGAAGGCGAAAAGAGTTTCGTGAAGCCCGAATATAAGATAATCCTTTTTCGCATCCTGCAGGAGTTTTTCTCTAACGTTATCAAGCATTCAGGAGCTACCACCCTCAAAGTGAAATTCAGGTATTCTCCTGAATATTTAGAAATAACCGCTGTCGATAATGGCAAAGGTTATGAATTGGAAAAGGCAAAAAAAGGTGCCGGTCTACTTAATATGGAAAGTCGGGCTAAAATGATTAATGCCGATTTTTCATTGGAATCATCTGTAAATAAAGGAACTTCACTATATTTATGCTGCCCAACCAATACTAAGCTTTATGAACCAGTCGATCATCATCGTTGA
- the ilvN gene encoding acetolactate synthase small subunit: protein MEKKNYTVSIYTENNLGLLSRIAAIFLRRHINIESITASPSEVNDVMRFIIVVNVTEDQIKKIVGQIEKQIEVIRAFYHTQEETIFQETALYKIKSQSFLDDHSIQDFIKETNARIVTVTTEFFVIEKTGKRKEVDELYDTLKPYGLMQFVRSGTIAVTKNEMPISGILEKFNTTNSIS, encoded by the coding sequence ATGGAAAAGAAAAATTACACGGTATCTATTTATACCGAAAATAACCTGGGATTGCTTAGCCGTATTGCGGCCATCTTTCTTAGAAGACATATTAATATTGAAAGCATCACTGCTTCCCCAAGCGAGGTGAACGATGTGATGCGCTTCATAATCGTTGTTAATGTCACTGAAGATCAAATCAAAAAGATCGTCGGGCAAATTGAAAAACAAATTGAGGTAATAAGGGCGTTTTACCATACACAGGAAGAGACTATCTTCCAGGAAACCGCACTTTACAAAATAAAATCCCAGTCTTTTCTTGACGATCACAGCATTCAGGATTTTATAAAAGAAACAAACGCGAGAATCGTAACAGTGACCACCGAATTTTTTGTGATTGAAAAAACGGGCAAGCGAAAAGAGGTCGATGAACTTTACGATACGCTAAAACCATACGGACTTATGCAATTTGTTCGATCGGGAACTATTGCCGTAACAAAAAATGAAATGCCAATTTCTGGCATACTTGAAAAATTTAATACTACAAATTCAATATCATGA
- a CDS encoding biotin-dependent carboxyltransferase family protein produces MKAEIEILQPGLFSTIQDNGRFGFMEFGVPVSGVMDKYAAKIVNLLLGNPVDAAVMEITLQGPQLKFHTAINICLSGADLSAAVNGNPVKRNELLQVENGDVLKFGKRKSGFRAYLGVSGGFDTEKVMNSRSWYRGITRNFKLEKNYFLKIHEFPLKTRSTNASIKVDENYLFDKSIDAFPGPEFDKLSEEQQEEIFKVYFSLEVSSNRMAISFAEKFSNEIEPILTGPVLPGTVQLTPAGNVIALMQDCQTTGGYPRILQLSEFGKQVLSQKMPGEKIRFKKVDY; encoded by the coding sequence ATGAAAGCTGAAATTGAAATATTACAACCCGGATTATTTTCCACAATTCAGGATAACGGACGTTTTGGATTTATGGAATTTGGAGTTCCTGTAAGTGGTGTCATGGATAAATATGCTGCGAAGATTGTCAACCTGCTTCTTGGAAATCCTGTTGATGCTGCAGTTATGGAAATTACTTTACAGGGGCCTCAATTAAAATTCCATACAGCTATAAATATTTGTTTGAGTGGTGCCGATCTTTCTGCTGCTGTAAATGGGAATCCTGTAAAAAGAAATGAGTTACTGCAGGTTGAAAACGGGGATGTTTTAAAATTTGGAAAAAGAAAATCAGGTTTTCGGGCATATCTTGGTGTTTCCGGTGGTTTTGATACAGAAAAAGTAATGAATAGCCGAAGCTGGTACAGGGGAATTACCCGGAATTTTAAACTTGAGAAAAATTATTTTCTTAAAATTCACGAATTTCCGCTAAAAACCAGATCTACGAATGCGAGTATAAAAGTTGATGAAAATTATCTTTTTGACAAATCAATAGATGCTTTTCCCGGTCCTGAATTCGATAAATTATCAGAAGAACAGCAGGAAGAAATTTTCAAAGTTTATTTTTCACTGGAGGTTTCGAGCAACCGGATGGCGATAAGTTTTGCTGAAAAATTTTCAAATGAAATTGAGCCTATACTCACGGGCCCCGTTCTTCCCGGAACGGTTCAACTCACTCCGGCAGGTAATGTCATTGCTTTGATGCAGGATTGTCAGACTACAGGCGGATATCCTCGCATACTTCAGTTAAGTGAATTTGGCAAACAGGTGCTTTCCCAAAAAATGCCTGGCGAAAAAATTCGGTTTAAAAAAGTAGATTATTAG
- the ilvC gene encoding ketol-acid reductoisomerase: MTNYFNSLPLREKLAQLGTCRFMALDEFSEGTTALKGKKIVIVGCGAQGLNQGLNMRDSGLDISYALREGAIKDKRQSWKNATENNFKVGTYEELLPDADLVINLTPDKQHTPVIKAIMPFIKKNAVLSYSHGFNIVEEGMKIREDITVIMVAPKCPGSEVREEYKRGFGVPTLIAVHPENDPRGIGLEWAKAYAYATGGHRAGVLESSFVAEVKSDLMGEQTILCGVLQTGSILTFDKMVADGVEPSYAAKLIQYGWETVTEALKHGGITTMMDRLSNPAKLRADEISEELKQQLRPLFQKHMDDIISGAFSERMMKDWANDDKELLTWRAATENTAFEKTEATSEEIREQEYFDKGVLMIALVKAGVELAFETMTEAGIIAESAYYESLHETPLIANTIARKKLFEMNRVISDTAEYGCYLFDHAAKPLIKDYVNSLEPEVAGKIFGDGYNGVDNQELIAVNDAIRNHPVEKVGAVLRKAMTAMKKIHE; the protein is encoded by the coding sequence ATGACCAACTACTTTAACAGTCTTCCCTTACGAGAAAAATTGGCCCAGCTGGGCACCTGTCGCTTTATGGCACTTGATGAATTCAGCGAGGGAACGACTGCTTTAAAAGGTAAAAAAATAGTAATTGTGGGCTGTGGGGCCCAGGGACTCAACCAGGGATTAAATATGAGAGACAGCGGTCTAGATATTTCCTATGCCCTCAGGGAAGGAGCTATTAAAGATAAAAGGCAGTCCTGGAAGAATGCTACTGAAAATAATTTTAAAGTCGGAACTTATGAAGAGTTGCTGCCGGATGCTGATCTGGTGATCAACCTTACCCCCGACAAACAACATACGCCTGTTATTAAGGCAATTATGCCTTTTATTAAGAAGAATGCGGTGCTTTCCTATTCCCACGGTTTTAATATTGTAGAGGAAGGAATGAAGATCAGGGAAGATATCACCGTCATCATGGTGGCACCTAAATGTCCGGGTTCTGAAGTACGGGAAGAATATAAGCGCGGTTTTGGGGTACCAACACTTATCGCAGTTCATCCCGAAAACGATCCCCGGGGGATTGGCCTGGAATGGGCAAAGGCTTATGCCTATGCCACCGGTGGCCACCGCGCTGGAGTGCTTGAGTCTTCTTTTGTAGCCGAAGTGAAATCAGATTTGATGGGGGAGCAAACCATTCTTTGCGGAGTTCTTCAAACAGGCTCTATCCTTACTTTTGATAAAATGGTGGCTGATGGCGTGGAGCCTTCCTATGCCGCGAAACTGATCCAGTATGGCTGGGAAACGGTTACCGAAGCTTTGAAACATGGTGGAATTACTACTATGATGGATCGACTTTCGAATCCTGCAAAGCTTAGAGCCGATGAAATTTCGGAAGAACTGAAACAGCAATTAAGACCGCTTTTTCAGAAGCATATGGACGATATTATTTCAGGAGCTTTCAGTGAAAGAATGATGAAAGACTGGGCAAATGATGATAAGGAATTGCTTACCTGGCGTGCGGCTACCGAGAACACTGCTTTTGAAAAAACCGAAGCTACTTCTGAAGAGATCAGGGAACAGGAATATTTTGATAAAGGAGTACTTATGATCGCTTTGGTGAAGGCAGGAGTGGAACTTGCTTTTGAAACCATGACCGAAGCGGGAATTATTGCAGAATCGGCTTATTATGAATCCCTGCATGAAACTCCGCTTATCGCCAATACCATCGCCCGGAAAAAATTATTTGAGATGAACCGTGTGATCTCTGATACTGCGGAATACGGCTGTTATTTATTCGATCATGCGGCAAAGCCACTTATTAAAGATTATGTGAACAGCCTTGAACCTGAAGTAGCCGGAAAAATATTTGGTGATGGTTATAATGGGGTTGACAATCAGGAACTCATCGCGGTGAACGATGCGATAAGAAACCATCCCGTAGAGAAAGTGGGAGCCGTTTTAAGAAAAGCAATGACGGCAATGAAGAAAATACATGAATAG
- the ilvB gene encoding biosynthetic-type acetolactate synthase large subunit codes for MEVKTASFEKVEKKAMTVSGAEAVIKCLLEEGVETIYGYPGGAIMPVYDELFKYQDKIHHVLTRHEQGATHAAQGYARVSGKVGVAVATSGPGATNLVTGIADAMIDSTPMVCITGQVGSNLLGSDAFQETDIVGISTPITKWNYQITKAEEIPEIIAKAFYIARSGRPGPVLVDITKDAQFASLDFTYKKCSGIRSYKPYPEVNLLEVERAAGVINNAKKPLIVFGQGVILGGAEDLLKKVVEKAGIPSAWTILGLSALPTDHPLNVGMVGMHGNYAPNLLTNECDVLIAIGMRFDDRVTGNLEHYAKQAKIIHFEIDPAEVNKNVHTDYPVLGNVKETLNSLLDLLKENQHTEWHDRFKELYKEEYKKVVSLNLDVSKPDIHMAEVIQQINEFSKGDAVIVSDVGQHQMKACRYGKFNQTRSNVTSGGLGTMGFALPAAMGAKMAVPEREVVAVIGDGGYQMTIQELGTIFQTKIPVKIVVLNNGFLGMVRQWQQLFFDKRYASTEMINPDFVTIAKGYHLKTNKVTERSELKAAVKEMMESKEAYFLEVKVEQEENVFPMIPTGAAVSDILLE; via the coding sequence ATGGAAGTAAAAACAGCGAGTTTTGAAAAGGTGGAGAAGAAAGCAATGACAGTTTCGGGAGCCGAAGCGGTGATCAAATGTTTGCTTGAAGAAGGCGTGGAAACCATTTACGGCTATCCCGGTGGGGCTATCATGCCTGTTTATGATGAGTTATTCAAATATCAGGATAAGATCCACCACGTGCTTACCAGGCACGAACAGGGAGCAACGCACGCGGCTCAGGGCTATGCACGTGTCTCGGGAAAAGTAGGTGTTGCTGTTGCCACTTCTGGACCTGGAGCCACAAATCTGGTCACCGGTATTGCAGATGCTATGATTGATTCTACTCCAATGGTTTGTATCACCGGTCAGGTAGGATCGAACCTTTTGGGAAGCGATGCTTTTCAGGAAACCGATATTGTAGGTATTTCTACGCCTATTACCAAATGGAATTATCAAATTACCAAAGCTGAGGAAATACCTGAAATTATAGCCAAGGCATTCTATATTGCCAGGTCGGGAAGGCCAGGACCTGTGTTAGTTGATATTACCAAAGACGCCCAGTTTGCTTCATTAGATTTTACCTATAAAAAATGTTCCGGGATCCGCAGTTATAAGCCTTATCCCGAAGTGAACCTTCTGGAGGTAGAAAGAGCCGCGGGAGTGATCAATAATGCGAAAAAGCCTTTGATCGTGTTTGGTCAGGGAGTGATCCTTGGAGGAGCCGAAGACCTTCTGAAAAAAGTAGTTGAAAAAGCAGGAATTCCTTCCGCCTGGACCATTTTGGGCCTTTCAGCGCTTCCAACAGATCATCCTTTAAATGTTGGGATGGTGGGTATGCACGGGAACTATGCACCCAATTTGCTTACCAACGAATGTGATGTTTTAATAGCCATAGGTATGCGGTTTGACGACCGTGTGACCGGTAACCTCGAACATTATGCTAAGCAGGCCAAAATCATACATTTTGAGATCGATCCCGCAGAGGTGAATAAAAATGTACATACAGATTATCCGGTTCTTGGAAATGTAAAAGAGACCCTGAATTCTTTGCTTGATCTTTTGAAAGAAAATCAACATACAGAATGGCATGATCGCTTTAAAGAACTTTATAAAGAAGAATATAAAAAAGTGGTCAGCCTTAACCTTGATGTTTCCAAACCAGACATCCATATGGCCGAGGTTATTCAGCAAATCAATGAATTTTCAAAGGGTGATGCGGTAATTGTTTCCGATGTCGGACAGCACCAGATGAAGGCCTGTCGTTATGGAAAATTCAATCAAACGCGCAGTAATGTGACTTCCGGCGGCCTGGGAACTATGGGCTTTGCTTTGCCTGCTGCTATGGGCGCAAAAATGGCAGTACCAGAAAGGGAAGTTGTGGCAGTGATCGGCGATGGAGGTTACCAAATGACCATTCAGGAACTGGGAACGATTTTTCAAACCAAAATTCCGGTTAAAATCGTGGTTTTGAACAATGGTTTCCTCGGAATGGTTCGCCAGTGGCAACAGTTGTTCTTTGATAAGCGATATGCTTCCACTGAAATGATCAACCCAGATTTCGTGACCATTGCAAAGGGATATCATCTCAAAACAAATAAAGTCACAGAAAGAAGCGAGCTGAAAGCTGCAGTTAAGGAAATGATGGAAAGTAAAGAAGCTTACTTTCTGGAAGTAAAAGTTGAACAGGAAGAAAACGTGTTCCCTATGATACCAACAGGAGCAGCGGTTTCTGACATATTATTGGAATAA
- a CDS encoding carbon-nitrogen hydrolase family protein, translated as MIDSAKIELRNLKVKDYQELKESMIRSYHTMPHEYWTKGEIKTLIDKFPEGQLCIVIDNKIAGCALSIIVDYDQFEDDHTYDSILGGENFSTHTKNGDVLYGIDVFIHPDYRGMRLGRRLYEARKELCEHLNLKSIIFGGRIPNYSKYSKELTPKKYIEKVKLQEIHDPVLSFQLSNDFHVKKVIRGYLPGDHESKEFATLMEWNNIYYTKPQNLVKTTKTVVRLGLVQWQMRLFKNYEALVSQIEFFVDAISDYQSDFILFPELFNAPLMAQFNHLNEVEAIRGLSEYTDRLLETFRDFAIKYNINIITGSMPQLVGEHMYNVGFLCRRDGSYERYEKLHITPSEESFWGMKGGNKLQTFDTDCGKIGVLICYDVEFPEASRILAEEGMNILFVPFMTDTQNGYSRVKICAQARAVENECYVAIAGSVGNLPKVDNMDIQYAQSAVLTPSDFAFPVNGIKAEATPNTESTLLVDVDLDLLKELHNFGSVRNMKDRRMDLYSLKKKK; from the coding sequence TTGATCGATTCAGCTAAAATAGAATTAAGAAATTTAAAAGTTAAAGATTATCAGGAACTTAAAGAGTCCATGATCAGGAGTTATCATACCATGCCTCATGAATACTGGACCAAAGGGGAAATTAAAACCTTAATTGATAAGTTTCCGGAAGGGCAATTGTGTATAGTGATCGACAATAAAATTGCCGGCTGCGCACTTTCCATCATTGTAGATTATGATCAGTTTGAAGATGATCATACCTATGATTCCATCCTCGGGGGCGAAAATTTCTCTACACATACCAAAAATGGCGATGTGCTCTACGGAATTGATGTTTTTATTCATCCCGATTATCGGGGAATGCGTCTTGGCCGTCGTCTTTACGAAGCCAGAAAAGAGCTTTGCGAACATCTTAATTTGAAATCCATAATTTTTGGAGGACGTATCCCGAATTATTCGAAGTATTCAAAAGAGCTTACTCCTAAAAAATATATCGAAAAAGTAAAATTACAGGAAATACATGATCCTGTTCTTTCCTTTCAGCTTTCTAACGATTTTCATGTGAAGAAGGTCATTAGGGGTTATCTTCCCGGCGACCATGAAAGTAAAGAATTCGCCACTTTAATGGAGTGGAACAATATTTATTATACAAAGCCGCAAAATCTGGTGAAAACTACCAAAACCGTAGTTCGGCTGGGTCTTGTTCAGTGGCAGATGCGTCTTTTTAAGAATTATGAGGCCCTGGTTTCTCAAATCGAATTTTTCGTAGATGCGATAAGCGATTATCAAAGCGATTTTATTCTCTTTCCGGAATTGTTCAACGCCCCGTTGATGGCGCAGTTCAACCATTTGAATGAGGTAGAGGCCATACGTGGGCTTTCGGAATATACCGACAGGCTGCTGGAAACTTTCCGTGATTTTGCCATTAAATATAACATTAACATTATTACGGGCAGTATGCCCCAGCTGGTTGGTGAGCATATGTATAACGTGGGATTTCTGTGCCGTCGCGATGGAAGTTATGAGCGGTACGAAAAATTACATATTACACCTTCCGAAGAATCCTTTTGGGGAATGAAAGGTGGCAATAAACTGCAAACCTTTGATACCGACTGCGGAAAAATAGGTGTTTTGATATGTTATGATGTGGAATTTCCCGAGGCCTCGAGAATTTTGGCGGAAGAGGGAATGAACATTCTTTTTGTTCCTTTTATGACCGATACTCAGAATGGTTATTCCCGGGTGAAGATCTGTGCCCAGGCTCGTGCGGTTGAAAATGAATGCTACGTGGCAATCGCCGGTTCGGTGGGAAATCTTCCGAAAGTCGATAATATGGATATACAGTATGCTCAGAGTGCAGTTTTGACGCCTTCAGATTTTGCCTTTCCAGTGAACGGAATTAAAGCTGAAGCAACTCCAAATACCGAAAGTACCTTGCTGGTGGATGTAGATCTTGATCTTCTCAAGGAACTTCACAATTTCGGAAGTGTTCGAAATATGAAAGATCGCAGAATGGATCTGTATTCTCTAAAAAAGAAGAAATAA
- a CDS encoding response regulator transcription factor — protein sequence MNQSIIIVDDHKLFAQSLQVLVNSFEGFEVIDVFKNGEELVEYFQQNNTEPDIILLDMRMPVMDGLETMSWLKQNKPDQKVLALTVDQEEDTIIKMLKLGCRGYLLKDIDPDEFEHALNSIMEYGYYSNQTISEALNHGEQKEKYESLTGRELEFVQYACSENTYKEIAEEMNLSPKTIDGYRESIFAKLRVKTRVGLVMFAIKEGIFKI from the coding sequence ATGAACCAGTCGATCATCATCGTTGACGATCACAAACTTTTTGCCCAATCTCTACAGGTTCTAGTGAATTCTTTTGAAGGATTCGAAGTTATAGACGTTTTTAAAAATGGAGAAGAACTTGTTGAATACTTCCAACAAAACAATACCGAACCTGATATTATCCTTCTTGACATGCGTATGCCGGTAATGGATGGCTTGGAAACCATGTCATGGCTTAAGCAAAACAAACCAGATCAAAAAGTGCTGGCATTAACGGTTGATCAGGAAGAGGATACCATAATAAAAATGCTAAAGCTTGGTTGTCGTGGCTACCTTCTCAAAGATATTGATCCTGATGAATTTGAACATGCCCTGAATTCAATCATGGAATATGGATATTATTCAAATCAAACAATTTCAGAAGCTTTAAACCATGGGGAGCAAAAGGAGAAATATGAAAGCCTTACCGGCCGGGAACTTGAATTTGTTCAATATGCGTGTAGTGAGAATACTTACAAAGAGATCGCAGAAGAAATGAATCTTAGTCCGAAAACCATCGACGGCTACCGGGAGAGTATTTTTGCGAAACTTCGGGTGAAAACCAGGGTCGGCCTGGTAATGTTTGCCATTAAAGAAGGTATCTTCAAAATCTGA